The following proteins are encoded in a genomic region of Gimesia algae:
- a CDS encoding ArnT family glycosyltransferase → MDSHQPTSAQLPPEKEQIQPGPSFWIPLMHFLVVSLLFCFLGYFEWQRIQSDNPDLPFLTRFFLYVNIDTTPYFLLLLLSPFCWWIRPSIHFRFFSRVLRPRLSQGWVCSKQNAEQTDWFAILLSLLVAVTSFAMSLWTASHTVNPELHLALSDLPPAYHDEYSYLFQARTFLEGRTWVPGHAAAPELFDQVHVLNEGKMASRYFPGTGLWLAPFVAWGHPYWGYWLAGAFITFFLFWSGRELAGNGVGLLAGLIAALSPGMAIFSNLLLAHHPTLVGLSVFLYFFLRMQRTRSFRDALLAGTGLSFGMLCRPMTAAGFALPFGIWLGVEVIRWCLVGKKHAQANSTPAKSIAPLITGLAMPLACGLIGLFLYNQSITGSGWKMPYQLYTDIYTPRHVYGFDNVVRGEQQLGPKVLDNYDKWAENLTPALAAQNVHNRLLASLQWTLGLVPLALAGLLFLITECRRWSRWWLIFASIVSLHVVHIPYWYDGIMHWHYVFETGPLWALIFARVTQTLFRIWRDLERPLMSWLWSAMILIAVATNLTAIPPLWTVSKLEIVINNVAFSKLKHFRFQQMIQHHPQIRQPALILIAHDPSDRHIDYVINDPQLNTPVLTGRYRPEQHTPAQLQSLFPDRTLYLFDVAQNRLSRWNRRIWEPV, encoded by the coding sequence ATGGATTCCCATCAGCCCACATCAGCCCAACTGCCTCCCGAGAAAGAGCAGATTCAGCCAGGCCCTTCGTTCTGGATCCCTCTGATGCATTTTCTGGTTGTGAGCCTGCTGTTCTGTTTTCTGGGATATTTTGAGTGGCAAAGGATTCAGTCTGACAATCCGGATCTGCCATTCCTCACACGTTTTTTCCTGTATGTGAATATCGATACGACACCTTACTTTCTCCTGTTGCTGCTTAGCCCCTTTTGCTGGTGGATCCGCCCTTCGATTCACTTTCGATTTTTCTCCCGTGTTTTGCGTCCCCGACTGTCACAAGGTTGGGTTTGCAGTAAACAGAATGCAGAACAAACTGACTGGTTTGCAATCCTGCTCAGTCTGCTGGTTGCTGTGACTTCCTTCGCAATGAGTCTCTGGACCGCCTCTCATACCGTCAACCCGGAACTCCACCTGGCACTCAGCGACCTGCCTCCCGCTTATCATGATGAATACAGCTATCTGTTTCAGGCCAGAACCTTCCTGGAAGGACGAACCTGGGTTCCCGGTCATGCGGCAGCCCCTGAGCTGTTTGATCAGGTCCATGTTCTGAACGAAGGCAAGATGGCGAGTCGTTATTTCCCGGGTACGGGTCTCTGGCTGGCCCCCTTCGTTGCCTGGGGACATCCTTACTGGGGTTACTGGCTGGCGGGCGCGTTCATCACGTTTTTCCTATTCTGGTCGGGAAGAGAACTGGCCGGCAATGGCGTCGGATTACTGGCGGGCCTCATTGCCGCCCTCTCACCTGGCATGGCCATCTTCAGTAACCTGCTGTTAGCTCACCATCCGACCCTGGTCGGCTTGTCAGTCTTTCTGTACTTCTTTTTACGAATGCAGAGAACCCGCTCGTTCCGCGATGCGTTACTTGCTGGAACAGGTCTGAGTTTTGGCATGCTCTGTCGCCCCATGACTGCAGCGGGTTTTGCACTCCCCTTTGGTATCTGGCTGGGCGTAGAAGTCATTCGCTGGTGCCTGGTGGGAAAGAAGCATGCACAGGCAAACTCAACGCCAGCGAAGTCAATCGCCCCCCTGATCACAGGGCTGGCGATGCCCCTGGCCTGCGGTTTAATTGGACTGTTCTTATATAATCAATCAATCACAGGCAGTGGCTGGAAAATGCCTTACCAGCTTTACACTGATATCTACACTCCACGGCACGTCTATGGCTTCGACAATGTGGTACGCGGCGAACAACAACTCGGCCCTAAAGTACTGGATAACTATGATAAATGGGCTGAGAACCTGACACCCGCTCTAGCCGCTCAGAACGTTCATAACCGTCTGCTGGCCAGCCTGCAGTGGACTCTGGGTCTGGTGCCACTCGCATTGGCAGGACTGCTCTTCCTGATCACCGAATGCAGGCGCTGGAGTCGCTGGTGGCTCATTTTTGCTTCCATCGTCTCTCTGCATGTGGTTCATATCCCTTACTGGTACGATGGTATCATGCACTGGCATTACGTATTCGAAACCGGACCATTGTGGGCACTGATTTTCGCACGTGTGACGCAGACCCTGTTTCGTATCTGGCGTGATCTGGAACGACCACTGATGAGCTGGCTCTGGTCCGCCATGATATTAATCGCTGTTGCCACAAATCTAACTGCGATCCCGCCGTTATGGACTGTTTCCAAACTGGAAATTGTCATCAACAATGTGGCGTTTTCGAAGTTGAAACATTTCCGGTTTCAACAGATGATTCAGCACCATCCTCAAATCAGACAGCCTGCGTTGATCCTGATTGCCCACGATCCCTCTGACAGGCACATCGATTATGTCATCAATGATCCACAATTAAACACGCCGGTCCTGACAGGCCGTTACCGTCCTGAGCAGCATACTCCAGCGCAACTGCAGTCCCTGTTCCCAGACCGAACACTCTATCTGTTCGACGTCGCCCAGAACCGTCTCAGTCGCTGGAACCGCCGTATCTGGGAACCCGTCTGA
- a CDS encoding alpha-2-macroglobulin: protein MTESRSLAQTYQKQGNYRDAWEIYQKLAIQPGNSETGVVHDLQNGTECLQHLNRINDLDQFREAVLKVHADQPLVLWKLAENYIQGPHYGYIIDGEFTRGHQRGGGRYINAHEQDRLTALKLMNQAIEQIKNKNNSELASNIFFNAAEFYLSGREGRDAWKLQILTDLNEIPDFASVGSGPGSFFRGGPSGGPEGAPVDDAGDPVYYRVPTSFETAKNDGERWRWMLDQSMKQKPERKAEVILQVADFNRSQFGVQTLQNYMPYFFRPRNDQDPQDEEQVNPYSLESLKETETLTRLATGIQRINLPEDLNYIRLYQQVVDLGKSSSGENALGQLTGIFENRRQYPQAAKYIQQSIQEYGDPHQNKRQHLNQIVGNWGQFDPNPTQVAGQGAQVDYRFRNGQHVEFEAYQIHVEKLLTDVKNYLKSHPQKLDWNQTNISNLGYRLVHEQQNKYRGALVSRWGLDLKPLSGHRDQHVTVTTPLQNAGAYLLVAKMQNGNTSRIVVWLDDTAIIHKRMSDKTYYYVADARTGKPVAGANLEFFGYRHIQTGRNQQQTQTVQFAERTDENGQAFPAESQLEKNYQWITIARTAEGRFAYTGFDRFWYSRHSDQRLNAVKIYGITDRPVYRPDQKVDFKFWVHNVGYDLSKAEDSEFANHNVNLKLIGKNNKTVFEKTLKTDKYGGCQGNWEIPADADLGVYYLQVTVDARGQAGSKRRPKISSRISFRVEEYKKPEFEVLVEAPEEPVSLGDVVTAKIKAKYYFGSPVVNGQVKYKVTRTAYDQHWYPVDRWDWLYGSGYWWFTGDYTWYPGWGKWGCVAPGPWWIHRPSPPPEVVLSNTVEIGSDGEVEIKIDTALAKAIHGDQDHKYEITAEVVDESRRTIVGQGSVLVSRKPFKVFAWMNRGYYQVGDTMTASFKAQTLDSKPVSGKGKVVLYRISYNDHGEPKETAVQEWDLNPSEEGTASQKMAATQAGQYRVSYTVTDKKGNQIEGGSLFSIRGAGFDGKEYRFNDLELVVEKKHYQPGEKVRLLINTNQPGSTVLLFVRPVNGIYSKPEVLKLAGKSTVYELDVAKHDMPNFFVEAVTVHQGSVHTVAKEIAVPPENRVVNLEVEPSETEYKPGEEATVKLKVTDADGKPVPGSLVVSVYDKSVEYISGGSNVSDIKSFFWKWKRSHHPATADSLSRYFHNLLRPQEVGMQVIGAFGNLSLESDLRYPNYAAVGGGLGGGAMRKSRAMDGMAMEGCAMPMAAKSMMADAAAPAESSAVVEPVVRQNFADTAYWNAAITADAEGRAEVSFKMPENLTSWKIRSWVMGQGARVGDGEQLVVTRKNLILRLQAPRFFTETDEVVLSANVHNYLKTSKEVKVVLELDGDTLEPVDDVTQTVTIDANGEQRIDWRVKAVRPGFAVIRMKALTDEESDAMQMTFPVKVHGILKTESFTGMIRSHTDQAQISFQVPDQRKAELSRLELRYSPSLAGAMVDALPYLVYSPHKTTDSTLYRFLPTVMTQNILKRMGLNLKEIEEKRTNLNAQEIGDDQKRAEQWKRYDQNPVFSQSKVEQLVKQGIADLTSMQLSDGGWGWFSGWQERSSPYFTARVVQGLALAKQNDVALVPGTLERGIEWLKTYQQKELQKLLNAASKKKPYKTTASNLDAYVFLVLVNQGVADQKMYDFLYRDRTKLSVYALGMLGLASHELKNQERLAMIMSNMDQFLVQDAENQTAYLNLPQSNYWWHWYGSEVEANAYYLKLLSKVDPQNPKAAQLVKYLLNNRKHATYWSSVSDTAIAIEALAEYWSASGENQPDLTLDIFLDGQKQKTVQINAENLFTFDNKFVLEGEALTSGAHRLEIRKQGNGPLYYNAYVTNFTKEDFITATGLEIKVQRKYYRLIPEEAAIKTSGSKGQAVDQRVEKYRREAIDHETDLASGDLIEVELIFESKNDYEYLVFEDFRPAGLEAVDLRSGYSRNGLGAYQEFRDDRVVNYLRQLPRGKHSLSYRLRAEIPGRFSGLPTQGYGMYAPELKTNSDEIKLKIKD, encoded by the coding sequence ATGACTGAATCGCGTTCCCTGGCTCAAACCTATCAAAAACAAGGAAATTATCGTGATGCCTGGGAAATCTATCAGAAACTGGCGATACAGCCGGGTAATTCTGAAACGGGAGTCGTTCATGATTTACAGAATGGAACTGAGTGCCTGCAACATTTAAACAGGATTAATGATCTGGATCAATTCCGCGAAGCAGTCCTGAAAGTGCATGCTGATCAACCGCTGGTGTTATGGAAGCTCGCCGAGAATTATATTCAGGGCCCGCATTATGGGTATATCATTGATGGCGAGTTCACTCGAGGTCATCAGAGAGGCGGGGGACGCTATATCAATGCCCATGAGCAGGACCGGTTGACTGCCTTGAAATTGATGAATCAGGCCATTGAACAAATTAAAAACAAGAATAATTCTGAACTGGCTTCCAATATATTCTTCAATGCTGCTGAATTCTATCTGTCGGGACGTGAGGGGCGGGATGCCTGGAAACTGCAGATTCTGACAGACCTGAATGAAATTCCCGATTTCGCGAGTGTAGGCTCTGGGCCAGGCAGCTTCTTTCGCGGAGGTCCGAGCGGAGGCCCCGAGGGAGCCCCCGTGGATGATGCCGGAGATCCTGTCTATTACCGGGTTCCCACTTCATTTGAGACTGCGAAAAATGATGGGGAGCGCTGGCGGTGGATGCTCGACCAATCCATGAAACAAAAGCCAGAGCGAAAAGCAGAGGTGATTCTACAGGTTGCTGATTTTAATCGCAGCCAGTTTGGCGTACAGACGCTGCAAAACTATATGCCTTATTTCTTCCGCCCGAGAAATGATCAGGATCCTCAGGACGAAGAGCAGGTGAATCCTTACTCGCTGGAGAGCCTCAAGGAAACTGAAACGTTAACCCGTCTGGCGACGGGGATTCAGCGGATCAACCTGCCTGAGGATCTGAATTATATTCGCCTGTATCAGCAGGTAGTAGATCTGGGGAAAAGCAGTTCGGGCGAAAATGCATTGGGGCAGTTAACCGGCATTTTCGAGAATCGTCGACAATATCCCCAGGCGGCAAAGTACATCCAGCAGAGTATTCAGGAATACGGTGACCCCCATCAGAATAAACGGCAGCATTTGAATCAGATTGTGGGGAACTGGGGGCAATTCGACCCGAATCCAACGCAGGTCGCCGGGCAGGGGGCTCAGGTCGATTATCGGTTTCGCAATGGACAGCATGTGGAGTTTGAAGCCTATCAGATCCACGTTGAAAAACTGTTGACGGATGTCAAAAACTATCTCAAATCGCATCCTCAAAAACTGGACTGGAATCAGACCAATATTTCGAATCTGGGTTATCGCCTGGTTCACGAACAACAGAACAAATATCGGGGGGCTCTGGTCTCACGCTGGGGGCTGGATCTGAAGCCTTTATCCGGTCATCGCGATCAGCATGTTACGGTGACAACTCCACTGCAAAATGCAGGCGCGTATCTGCTGGTTGCCAAAATGCAGAATGGAAATACCAGTCGCATTGTTGTCTGGCTGGATGATACCGCCATCATTCATAAAAGAATGTCGGACAAGACGTATTATTACGTAGCCGATGCGCGAACCGGTAAACCGGTGGCGGGTGCGAATCTGGAGTTCTTTGGCTATCGGCATATTCAGACCGGACGAAATCAGCAACAGACACAGACCGTTCAATTCGCAGAACGAACGGATGAAAACGGTCAGGCGTTCCCCGCTGAATCACAGTTAGAGAAAAACTATCAATGGATTACGATCGCCCGCACAGCCGAGGGGCGGTTTGCCTATACCGGTTTCGATCGTTTCTGGTACTCGCGTCATTCTGACCAGAGATTGAATGCGGTCAAAATTTACGGGATTACGGACCGTCCCGTGTATCGCCCCGATCAGAAAGTCGACTTTAAATTCTGGGTGCATAATGTGGGGTATGACCTGTCCAAAGCAGAGGACTCTGAATTTGCAAACCATAATGTGAACCTGAAATTGATCGGCAAAAATAACAAAACGGTTTTTGAGAAAACATTAAAGACAGACAAATATGGTGGCTGTCAGGGAAACTGGGAGATTCCAGCAGATGCAGATCTGGGGGTTTATTATTTACAAGTCACTGTTGACGCTCGCGGTCAGGCAGGTTCGAAGCGGAGACCAAAAATCTCTTCTCGCATTTCATTTCGCGTGGAAGAATATAAAAAACCGGAATTTGAAGTGCTGGTTGAGGCTCCGGAAGAGCCTGTTTCTTTAGGGGATGTCGTTACTGCTAAAATTAAAGCGAAGTATTATTTCGGCAGCCCGGTCGTCAATGGGCAGGTCAAATATAAAGTGACGCGTACTGCCTACGATCAACACTGGTATCCTGTGGACCGCTGGGACTGGTTGTATGGTTCCGGTTACTGGTGGTTTACCGGGGATTACACCTGGTATCCGGGCTGGGGCAAATGGGGATGTGTTGCGCCGGGACCCTGGTGGATTCATCGTCCTTCTCCACCTCCCGAAGTCGTGCTCTCCAACACTGTGGAAATCGGTTCCGACGGGGAAGTCGAAATCAAAATTGATACTGCCCTGGCGAAAGCAATCCACGGGGATCAGGATCATAAATACGAAATCACAGCGGAAGTGGTCGATGAATCGCGCAGAACGATTGTCGGACAGGGGTCGGTACTGGTCTCCCGAAAGCCCTTCAAAGTCTTCGCCTGGATGAATCGTGGTTACTATCAGGTGGGCGATACGATGACCGCTTCTTTTAAAGCCCAGACGCTGGATTCCAAACCAGTCAGTGGGAAAGGAAAAGTCGTTCTATACCGCATCTCGTATAACGATCACGGAGAACCAAAAGAGACTGCCGTTCAGGAGTGGGATCTGAATCCATCAGAAGAGGGCACGGCCAGTCAGAAAATGGCAGCGACTCAGGCAGGGCAGTACCGCGTTTCCTATACGGTGACTGACAAAAAAGGGAATCAGATCGAAGGGGGTAGCCTGTTTTCGATCCGTGGCGCAGGATTTGATGGTAAGGAGTACCGCTTTAACGATCTGGAACTCGTCGTCGAGAAAAAACATTACCAGCCAGGCGAAAAAGTACGACTGTTAATCAATACCAATCAACCAGGCAGTACGGTCCTCTTGTTTGTTCGACCGGTCAACGGAATATATTCCAAACCGGAAGTCCTTAAACTGGCAGGTAAGAGTACGGTTTATGAACTGGATGTCGCAAAGCACGATATGCCCAACTTCTTTGTCGAAGCGGTCACCGTTCATCAGGGATCCGTGCATACGGTTGCGAAAGAAATCGCGGTACCGCCAGAAAACCGGGTCGTAAATCTGGAAGTTGAACCTTCCGAAACCGAGTACAAGCCGGGCGAAGAAGCCACTGTCAAACTGAAAGTAACCGACGCGGATGGAAAACCCGTACCCGGCTCACTGGTAGTCAGCGTCTATGACAAGAGTGTGGAGTATATCAGCGGTGGTTCCAATGTGAGCGATATTAAATCGTTTTTCTGGAAGTGGAAACGCTCCCATCATCCAGCCACTGCTGACAGTCTGAGCCGGTATTTCCACAATCTGCTCCGCCCGCAGGAAGTAGGGATGCAGGTGATTGGTGCCTTTGGGAATCTCTCTCTGGAATCAGACTTGCGGTATCCTAATTATGCGGCAGTAGGAGGAGGCTTAGGTGGAGGCGCTATGCGAAAGTCCAGGGCCATGGACGGGATGGCAATGGAAGGATGCGCAATGCCGATGGCTGCGAAATCCATGATGGCGGACGCAGCAGCGCCTGCCGAGTCATCTGCAGTGGTTGAGCCTGTCGTGCGCCAGAACTTTGCTGACACTGCGTATTGGAATGCCGCCATCACGGCGGATGCCGAAGGCCGGGCAGAAGTCTCTTTCAAAATGCCCGAGAACCTGACCAGCTGGAAAATCCGCAGCTGGGTGATGGGGCAGGGAGCACGCGTCGGTGATGGAGAACAACTGGTTGTCACGCGAAAAAATCTGATTCTGCGATTGCAGGCACCGCGCTTCTTTACAGAGACCGATGAGGTCGTATTGAGTGCGAACGTGCATAATTATCTGAAGACATCCAAAGAGGTCAAAGTCGTACTGGAACTGGATGGAGATACCCTGGAGCCTGTAGACGATGTTACTCAGACAGTCACGATTGATGCCAACGGCGAACAACGGATTGACTGGCGTGTGAAAGCGGTTCGTCCCGGGTTTGCTGTGATTCGGATGAAAGCCTTAACCGATGAAGAGTCGGATGCGATGCAGATGACGTTCCCGGTTAAAGTACATGGTATTCTGAAGACCGAATCTTTTACCGGCATGATTCGCAGTCATACAGATCAGGCACAGATCAGTTTTCAGGTTCCCGATCAACGCAAAGCAGAGCTGAGTCGACTCGAACTCCGCTACTCACCTTCGCTGGCAGGAGCAATGGTTGACGCACTGCCGTACCTGGTCTATTCACCGCATAAGACAACCGACAGCACCCTGTATCGTTTTCTGCCGACGGTGATGACTCAGAATATTCTTAAACGAATGGGTTTAAACCTAAAAGAGATTGAGGAGAAACGAACCAACCTGAATGCACAGGAAATTGGCGACGATCAGAAACGGGCCGAACAGTGGAAACGCTATGATCAAAATCCGGTATTCAGTCAGTCGAAGGTGGAACAACTCGTCAAGCAGGGCATTGCTGATTTAACCAGTATGCAACTGTCAGATGGAGGCTGGGGCTGGTTTTCCGGCTGGCAGGAACGTTCTTCCCCCTACTTCACCGCACGTGTGGTTCAAGGACTGGCTCTGGCGAAACAGAATGACGTGGCGCTCGTCCCCGGCACTCTGGAACGGGGAATCGAATGGTTGAAAACCTATCAACAGAAAGAACTGCAGAAACTGCTGAATGCTGCGTCGAAGAAAAAACCGTATAAAACGACAGCTTCCAATTTGGATGCGTATGTCTTTCTTGTGCTGGTCAACCAGGGAGTTGCTGATCAGAAAATGTACGATTTCCTGTATCGGGATCGCACAAAACTCTCGGTTTATGCTCTGGGAATGTTAGGCCTGGCATCGCATGAGCTGAAAAATCAGGAACGTCTGGCGATGATCATGAGCAATATGGATCAGTTTCTGGTTCAGGATGCGGAAAACCAGACTGCTTATCTCAATCTGCCTCAGAGTAACTATTGGTGGCACTGGTACGGCAGCGAAGTCGAAGCCAACGCCTATTATTTGAAACTGCTTTCAAAAGTAGATCCTCAGAATCCCAAGGCGGCTCAACTCGTCAAGTATCTGTTGAACAATCGCAAACATGCAACTTACTGGAGTTCCGTCTCCGATACTGCGATTGCCATTGAAGCTTTAGCAGAATACTGGTCCGCCAGCGGCGAGAATCAGCCTGATCTGACGTTAGACATCTTTCTGGATGGTCAGAAACAGAAAACGGTTCAGATCAACGCTGAGAATCTGTTTACCTTCGATAATAAATTCGTGTTAGAAGGGGAAGCACTCACGTCAGGTGCCCATCGACTGGAAATTCGCAAGCAGGGGAACGGACCTCTGTACTATAACGCCTACGTGACGAACTTTACGAAAGAAGATTTCATCACGGCGACGGGCCTGGAAATTAAAGTGCAGCGGAAGTATTACCGGCTGATTCCGGAAGAAGCTGCCATTAAAACTTCTGGTTCGAAAGGTCAGGCCGTGGATCAACGCGTGGAAAAATACCGTCGAGAGGCAATTGATCATGAAACAGATCTGGCCAGCGGAGACCTGATCGAGGTGGAGTTGATTTTCGAAAGCAAAAATGATTACGAGTACCTGGTGTTCGAGGACTTCCGACCCGCGGGTCTGGAAGCAGTCGACCTGCGAAGTGGATATTCACGTAACGGACTGGGTGCCTATCAGGAGTTTCGTGATGACCGGGTAGTGAATTACCTGCGACAGTTACCTCGCGGAAAGCATAGCTTGAGTTATCGTCTGCGGGCCGAAATTCCCGGTCGTTTCAGTGGTCTGCCCACGCAGGGATACGGAATGTATGCTCCGGAACTGAAAACTAATTCCGATGAAATCAAACTGAAAATCAAGGATTAG
- the cls gene encoding cardiolipin synthase, producing MDWITAALTLSGYLITLALIPSILLKKNRHPISTVSWILTIILLPGLGGITYLFFGINRVQRRSLSKEKANQSLAPKLPQIVQNQLLSSEDYLPLNQNLMRLAQNIGHTVPTFGNHVELLTDTNRTLGLIKQAILNAEQSLHLEYYIWQPDQSGTLLRDLLIEKARAGVEVRFLYDGLGSFGLGKHFFKPMREAGIQIAPFLPGASIRERWSINLRNHRKIVIVDGKMAFTGGMNIGDEYLGLNQDLGFWRDTHLKIEGPETLQLQQVFAEDWFFATGEALTQQKYYPHPDPTGTVTAQTLLSGPEKNADVFLTLMFAAINEARNSIVLTTSYFVPPESLTTALESAARRGVHVRLLLSSKSANPATVHAGRSYYDSLLDADVEIFEYTKGILHSKTLTIDDSWSLVGTPNFDFRSLILNFEVGLALYDRKFAQRLRESIEQDFLNAIKITHTDWDKRSKSTILLQNLCRLFAPVM from the coding sequence ATGGATTGGATTACAGCTGCTTTAACGCTCAGTGGCTACCTGATTACCCTGGCTTTAATCCCCAGCATCCTTTTAAAAAAGAACCGTCACCCGATTTCTACGGTCTCGTGGATTTTAACGATTATTCTTCTGCCAGGACTGGGGGGAATCACATACCTGTTCTTCGGGATTAATCGAGTGCAAAGACGGTCTCTCTCCAAAGAGAAAGCCAATCAGTCTCTCGCCCCTAAACTTCCTCAGATCGTCCAGAATCAACTGCTCTCCAGTGAAGACTATCTGCCACTAAACCAGAATCTGATGCGACTGGCTCAAAATATCGGTCATACTGTTCCCACGTTTGGTAATCATGTGGAGCTGTTAACCGATACAAATCGTACTCTGGGCTTGATCAAACAGGCGATTTTGAATGCCGAGCAATCGTTACACCTGGAATATTATATCTGGCAGCCCGATCAGTCCGGGACACTACTCCGCGATCTGCTGATTGAAAAAGCCCGCGCAGGAGTGGAAGTCCGTTTTCTGTATGATGGCCTGGGATCGTTTGGACTAGGTAAACATTTTTTTAAACCAATGCGGGAAGCGGGCATTCAGATAGCCCCGTTCCTGCCTGGTGCTTCCATTCGCGAGCGCTGGTCGATCAACCTGAGAAACCACCGTAAAATTGTCATTGTCGATGGGAAAATGGCGTTCACAGGCGGAATGAATATCGGCGATGAATATCTGGGTTTAAATCAGGACCTGGGATTCTGGAGGGATACCCATCTTAAGATTGAAGGACCGGAAACATTACAACTTCAACAGGTGTTCGCTGAAGACTGGTTTTTTGCCACCGGCGAAGCATTAACTCAGCAGAAATATTATCCACACCCGGACCCGACGGGAACGGTCACCGCCCAGACCCTGCTTTCAGGGCCAGAAAAAAATGCCGACGTCTTTTTAACACTGATGTTTGCAGCCATCAACGAAGCGCGAAACAGTATCGTGCTCACCACATCCTATTTTGTTCCCCCCGAATCTTTGACAACGGCGCTGGAGTCGGCAGCGCGGCGGGGAGTGCATGTCAGACTCCTGCTTTCGAGTAAGTCAGCCAATCCGGCAACGGTACACGCAGGACGCTCTTACTATGACTCACTGCTGGATGCCGATGTAGAGATCTTTGAATATACCAAAGGGATTCTGCATTCGAAAACTCTGACGATTGACGACAGTTGGTCGCTGGTCGGCACCCCCAACTTTGATTTCCGGAGTTTAATCCTGAACTTTGAAGTCGGCCTGGCCCTTTACGATCGTAAATTTGCGCAGCGACTGAGAGAATCCATCGAACAGGATTTTCTGAACGCGATCAAGATCACACACACAGACTGGGACAAACGGAGCAAATCCACGATCTTGTTACAAAATCTGTGTCGATTATTCGCGCCTGTCATGTAA
- a CDS encoding c-type cytochrome, with amino-acid sequence MGSLKKMILIRIFILGLVCTGVGNFSRAKTPSIAFKIDRLEDTMLQEVAEGDFRIMVAGEPLDRLTGAEFTALREQELKLQNQKPGDAESERKLNALLIAMARIADEPTLIYLHELFESYPERRNDIAEAISWYAEENKRRDADWRILVRSLNIIEGDQAKTVMRALTRFRRRSNKAQWIRQVILVGLEQDAEGQEIADSLLTHWTGQKFKLEIDSAHPLMQQWQDWFVSKYPDELSAVLPIESADSRWKYKELLAELQQQKKSTLDLKLGAQAFVKATCIKCHRFGEQGEKVGPDLTYVSRRFQQKEVLHATLFPSHFVSEEYPTFTIVTDAGKSFTGMMGAAGPDEIMLLTEAGKRQLIKKQEVDEIIASKKSAMPDGLLNLVTKAEAIQLIRYLGTLPEGASDKYRHKLP; translated from the coding sequence ATGGGCAGCCTAAAAAAAATGATACTGATCCGGATATTTATCTTGGGGCTGGTATGCACCGGTGTCGGGAATTTCAGCCGCGCCAAAACTCCATCAATCGCTTTTAAAATTGATCGTCTGGAAGACACCATGTTGCAGGAAGTGGCAGAGGGTGACTTTCGGATCATGGTGGCAGGCGAACCCCTGGATCGGTTAACGGGCGCTGAGTTTACCGCGCTCCGCGAACAGGAACTGAAACTGCAAAACCAGAAACCCGGGGATGCGGAATCGGAGCGCAAACTGAATGCTTTGCTGATTGCGATGGCACGTATCGCAGATGAGCCTACACTGATTTACCTGCATGAACTGTTTGAATCTTATCCGGAGCGGAGAAATGATATCGCAGAGGCGATCAGCTGGTATGCGGAAGAAAACAAGCGACGGGACGCCGACTGGCGGATTCTGGTACGATCGTTGAATATCATTGAGGGAGATCAGGCGAAAACAGTCATGCGTGCGCTGACACGTTTTCGTCGTCGTTCTAATAAAGCACAATGGATCCGGCAGGTCATTCTGGTCGGTCTGGAACAGGATGCCGAGGGGCAAGAGATTGCTGACAGTCTGTTGACACATTGGACTGGTCAGAAATTCAAATTGGAAATTGACTCAGCACACCCGCTCATGCAGCAGTGGCAGGACTGGTTTGTATCAAAATATCCAGACGAACTTTCCGCAGTTCTTCCGATCGAATCTGCCGACAGTCGCTGGAAGTACAAGGAACTGCTGGCAGAATTGCAGCAGCAGAAAAAATCGACGCTCGATTTAAAGCTCGGAGCACAGGCGTTTGTAAAAGCGACCTGTATCAAATGCCATCGTTTTGGGGAGCAGGGGGAAAAGGTCGGTCCTGATTTGACCTATGTCAGTCGTCGATTTCAGCAGAAAGAAGTTCTGCATGCGACCTTGTTTCCTTCCCATTTCGTTTCGGAAGAATATCCGACATTTACCATTGTGACTGACGCTGGGAAGAGCTTTACTGGAATGATGGGGGCAGCGGGACCAGATGAGATTATGCTGTTGACGGAAGCCGGTAAGCGGCAGTTGATCAAAAAACAGGAAGTCGATGAAATCATAGCTTCTAAAAAATCTGCGATGCCGGATGGCTTGCTGAATCTGGTGACAAAGGCAGAAGCGATTCAATTAATCAGATATCTGGGGACATTACCCGAAGGGGCTTCAGACAAATATCGTCACAAACTCCCTTAG